Proteins from a single region of Chloroflexota bacterium:
- a CDS encoding glycogen synthase, whose amino-acid sequence MMNILFVAAEAAPFAKVGGLGDVVGALPWALKTAHPEWDIRLVLPLHPTVDVGRWGAQPLTAFTIAHRNGPITAEIYHTEHRGLEVYFVTGGPVLAVPGVYSPDPRADAVKYAFFSLATLALARYLNWQPDILHAHDWHTALAVHALVARRPYDAFFAATRTVLTVHNLPYMGAASPWLLEAFGLPPAPLESGLPPWAQTMPLPLGLAAADAITTVSPTYAREMLTPAFGRGLEDFLKTRRERLWGILNGLDTDLWNPSTDPALDVRYTASTLALRERNAEALRQEVGLPQPEGRMPLVGLVSRLTEQKGVDVVAEALRLLADSPWQAVLLGTGEPQWEDALRQLEVGFPDRVRAVLRYDDGLARRIYASADVLMVPSRYEPCGLAQMIAMRYGAVPVATETGGLADTVRDVDLSRRSTGFLLPEATPKALAFALRRAFARWADRRRWQALQRRGMAEDFSWDKPAQAYARLYARLLAPAPDP is encoded by the coding sequence TTGATGAACATCCTTTTTGTTGCTGCTGAGGCCGCGCCTTTTGCTAAAGTGGGTGGGTTAGGTGATGTGGTGGGGGCGTTGCCGTGGGCGTTGAAAACTGCTCACCCTGAATGGGACATCCGGCTGGTGCTGCCGTTGCACCCGACCGTGGATGTAGGCCGATGGGGGGCGCAGCCGCTGACAGCCTTTACGATTGCCCACCGCAATGGGCCGATTACGGCAGAGATTTACCATACTGAGCATCGGGGCCTGGAGGTGTATTTCGTCACCGGCGGGCCGGTGTTGGCTGTGCCGGGGGTGTATAGCCCAGACCCGCGAGCCGACGCTGTCAAGTATGCTTTTTTCTCGCTGGCGACGCTGGCGCTGGCGCGCTACCTGAACTGGCAGCCCGATATTTTGCATGCCCACGACTGGCACACCGCCCTGGCCGTCCACGCTCTGGTTGCTCGCCGCCCCTACGATGCTTTCTTCGCTGCCACTCGCACGGTGTTGACGGTTCACAACTTGCCCTACATGGGTGCGGCGTCGCCGTGGCTGCTGGAAGCCTTTGGGCTGCCGCCCGCCCCGCTGGAAAGCGGTTTGCCCCCTTGGGCGCAAACCATGCCGCTGCCGCTGGGGTTGGCCGCAGCCGATGCTATCACGACCGTTTCTCCTACCTATGCGCGCGAGATGCTTACGCCGGCCTTTGGGCGGGGGCTGGAAGACTTCCTGAAGACCCGCCGCGAGCGCCTGTGGGGCATTCTCAATGGCCTCGACACCGACTTGTGGAATCCCTCGACCGACCCCGCGCTGGATGTGCGTTATACGGCCAGCACACTGGCTTTACGGGAGCGCAATGCCGAGGCTTTGCGTCAGGAAGTAGGCTTGCCGCAGCCGGAGGGGCGTATGCCTCTCGTTGGGTTGGTGAGCCGCCTGACCGAGCAGAAGGGCGTTGATGTGGTGGCTGAGGCGTTGAGGCTGCTGGCGGATTCTCCGTGGCAGGCGGTGCTGTTGGGCACAGGAGAGCCGCAGTGGGAAGACGCCCTGCGGCAACTGGAAGTCGGGTTCCCCGACCGGGTGCGGGCGGTGCTGCGCTATGACGATGGGCTGGCCCGGCGCATTTACGCCAGCGCCGATGTGCTCATGGTGCCTTCCCGTTATGAGCCGTGTGGCCTTGCCCAGATGATTGCCATGCGCTACGGCGCGGTGCCGGTGGCTACGGAAACCGGCGGCCTCGCAGATACCGTGCGCGACGTGGATCTCAGCCGCCGCAGCACCGGTTTCCTGCTGCCGGAAGCCACCCCCAAGGCTCTGGCTTTTGCCTTGCGGCGTGCCTTTGCCCGTTGGGCAGACCGCCGCCGATGGCAGGCCTTGCAACGCCGCGGCATGGCTGAAGATTTTTCGTGGGATAAACCCGCTCAGGCCTATGCTCGTCTTTATGCCCGTTTGCTTGCCCCTGCTCCTGACCCCTAA